In the genome of Nymphaea colorata isolate Beijing-Zhang1983 chromosome 9, ASM883128v2, whole genome shotgun sequence, one region contains:
- the LOC116261151 gene encoding uncharacterized protein LOC116261151 — translation MERLIRSSAISSEALTSLPSAFSSYRLAPSSARLRLSSGAFRPSPSRDLLPPRLLTHRESSASCKNSSKFAVKAGGSRPPPAEFRLDAACRDERALAEAPRRFSFDFVRKASKVGTVAFLSALILFLIQPGFTPPAFATIQTATKTGTSAVGTVVRTELLSSAWTGFFAGCLHTLSGPDHLAALAPLSIGRSRMESAAVGALWGCGHDAGQMIFGLLFLLLKDRLHIEVIRTWGTRVVGMTLLVIGAMGIREATEVPTPCVALENGECIAEAIETTGGKKKIGLATFATGIVHGLQPDALLMVLPALALPSRLAGAAFLAMFLVGTVVAMGSYTVFIGSCSQALKDRVPRITEKLTWASSLVAISLGVAIIVSQLFGFSLY, via the exons ATGGAGAGGCTAATTCGCTCGTCCGCCATCTCGTCCGAGGCGCTAACAAGTCTGCCTTCCGCCTTCTCCTCCTACCGCCTGGCCCCCAGCTCCGCCAGGCTCCGCCTCTCCTCCGGCGCATTTCGCCCTTCCCCTTCCCGGGATCTTCTCCCGCCCCGCCTCCTCACCCACCGGGAATCTTCCGCCTCCTGCAAGAATTCCTCGAAGTTTGCTGTTAAGGCTGGCGGAAGCAGACCTCCTCCCGCAGAATTTAGGCTGGATGCCGCTTGTCGTGATGAACGGGCGCTGGCGGAGGCTCCACGGAGGTTCTCCTTTGACTTCGTAAGAAAG GCCTCAAAAGTGGGAACTGTTGCATTTCTGTCGGCCCTAATTCTGTTCCTGATACAGCCTGGTTTCACACCACCTGCATTTGCAACTATACAAACGGCTACTAAAACAGGAACTTCTGCTGTCGGTACCGTAGTTCGTACTGAGCTACTGAGTAGTGCCTGGACTGGGTTTTTTGCTGGTTGTTTGCACACACTGTCTGGGCCTGATCATCTAGCTGCCTTAGCACCTCTTTCAATTGGAAGAAGTAGGATGGAAAGTGCTGCAGTTGGAGCCCTTTGGGGATGTGGCCATGATGCAGGGCAGATGATATTTGGCTTGTTGTTTTTGTTACTAAAGGATCGGTTGCACATAGAGGTTATTCGTACATGGGGTACTCGGGTGGTTGGTATGACCCTGCTTGTGATTGGTGCCATGGGAATCAGGGAGGCAACCGAGGTCCCTACTCCTTGTGTAGCTCTAGAGAATGGAGAATGCATTGCTGAGGCTATTGAAACTACTGGCGGAAAGAAGAAGATTGGTTTGGCCACATTTGCAACCGGCATTGTGCACGGTTTGCAGCCTGATGCCCTGCTGATGGTGCTGCCTGCTTTGGCTTTGCCATCAAGGTTAGCTGGTGCTGCTTTTCTGGCTATGTTCTTAGTTGGGACTGTGGTCGCAATGGGTAGTTACACTGTTTTCATAGGTTCATGTAGTCAGGCCTTGAAGGACAGGGTGCCTAGGATAACTGAGAAACTCACCTGGGCTTCCTCTCTTGTAGCTATTTCTCTTGGAGTAGCTATCATCGTTAGCCAGTTATTCGGTTTCAGCCTATATTGA
- the LOC116261123 gene encoding F-box protein At4g35930 produces the protein MGKASPKNKGSLPFKQKRAKNLRKRYLKPGALAQIRDSRATLRSCTDIGKKRVLVLDSSKVGKDLLLGSSASTCPLLLHKGINGRALDVRRPPKSPATPKTPRVCDWESESRLESLPLDLLVKIMCQLHHDQLRAVFHVSRRIRAAVLLARQLHFNFTTPDRSRQPVLRMKTPPAPLPNEHLFFMSVGDENGIWVSHPCTPRPSRFGHTSRLLFTDMRQVTASLFQESIKSRKPPSFPRPLCRSKGSSKVSLYEDELCQAVSQNKLL, from the exons ATGGGCAAGGCTTCTCCAAAGAATAAGGGATCTTTGCCATTCAAGCAGAAGAGAGCCAAAAATTTGCGTAAGCGGTACCTTAAGCCGGGGGCTCTTGCCCAGATTCGAGATAGCAGAGCCACCTTGAGATCATGTACTGACATTGGCAAGAAAAGAGTTTTGGTCTTGGATTCCAGCAAGGTAGGAAAAGATTTGCTGCTTGGCAGTAGTGCCAGCACTTGTCCTTTGTTGTTGCACAAAGGCATAAATGGCCGTGCACTGGATGTTCGGAGACCACCAAAGTCTCCAGCGACACCAAAAACACCTCGGGTTTGTGATTGGGAATCAGAATCAAGGCTTGAATCTCTTCCCTTGGATCTGTTG GTGAAAATCATGTGTCAGTTGCATCATGACCAGTTAAGAGCTGTTTTTCACGTCTCCCGAAGGATTAGAGCTGCG GTTTTATTAGCCAGGCAATTGCACTTCAACTTCACCACCCCTGATAGATCAAGGCAACCAGTCCTCCGCATGAAAACTCCCCCAGCACCTCTCCCTAACGagcatttgtttttcatgag TGTAGGAGATGAAAATGGTATATGGGTTTCACATCCATGTACTCCAAGACCTTCTCGGTTCGGCCATACTTCTCGCTTACTGTTCACAGATATGAGACAAGTAACAGCTTCTCTATTTCAAGAATCCATTAAAAGCAGGAAGCCACCTAGTTTCCCACGGCCACTTTGCAGATCCAAGGGTTCCAGTAAGGTTTCCTTATATGAAGACGAGCTATGCCAGGCTGTTTCTCAGAACAAGCTTTTATAG
- the LOC116261065 gene encoding protein DMP9-like, translated as MDETSGIAVSVYDSPAQEEAECTASPAPVTAKSRGRKKQVVAKRMQKTFASTSMLANFLPTGTLLTFEMLLPAVSRDGLCTPVAVTMTHSLLLLCSFSCFLFHFTDSFRGSDGKLYYGFVTPSGLALFRSGIPVEVPKDDRFRVGFVDFLHAIMSVTVFLAIAFSDHRVVDCLLPGRQPEMRELMEGIPVIVGAVCSTFFFMFPNTRYGIGCMPA; from the coding sequence ATGGATGAAACGTCCGGAATTGCAGTGAGCGTCTATGATTCCCCGGCCCAAGAGGAGGCAGAGTGCACGGCCTCCCCTGCTCCAGTTACGGCGAAGTCCCGGGGTCGTAAGAAGCAGGTGGTGGCTAAACGCATGCAGAAGACGTTCGCGAGCACGTCGATGCTTGCCAACTTCCTCCCAACGGGCACTCTCCTGACCTTCGAGATGCTCCTGCCTGCCGTCTCCAGAGACGGCCTCTGCACTCCGGTGGCCGTCACCATGACCCACTCCCTCCTCTTACTCTGCTCCTTCTCCTGCTTCCTCTTCCACTTCACCGACAGTTTCCGCGGTTCCGACGGCAAGCTTTACTACGGGTTCGTCACTCCCTCGGGGCTGGCACTCTTCCGCAGCGGCATTCCGGTAGAGGTCCCGAAGGACGACCGTTTCCGAGTCGGGTTCGTCGATTTCCTTCACGCGATCATGTCGGTGACCGTCTTCCTCGCCATCGCCTTCTCAGACCACCGCGTCGTCGACTGCCTTCTTCCCGGCCGCCAGCCGGAGATGAGGGAGTTGATGGAGGGAATTCCGGTGATCGTCGGAGCCGTCTGCAGcaccttcttcttcatgttCCCCAACACCAGGTATGGCATTGGCTGCATGCCTGCTTGA
- the LOC116261152 gene encoding GDSL esterase/lipase At5g42170-like: MQKQKLLLFGLLLFFAAPVAVYGQGKGLLRAVIVFGDSIVDAGNNNHLKTIIKCDFPPYGRDFNDKMPTGRFSNGKIINDILASVAGITDSIMAYLDPNLEDRDLLNGVTFASGGAGLDDLTSNVAKVVSLSGQVELFKEYKARLRRVAGEKKANDIITNAQYLLVMGSNDIWSSYFALGLRSKEYDIDSYTTFLVDKAAEFAKKIYDLGARRIGISGLPAIGCVPFVRSMAGGITRQCSDPHNEASEMFNSKLQKKIEPLTNSLDGALLMYLDVYNPLMDMIQNKEKYGFEEATLGCCGSGNVEVLFLCNNLSPLTCQDSKKYVFWDSFHPTEKAYRLLLNQTMGAFLPLLQ; the protein is encoded by the exons ATGCAGAAGCAGAAGCTGCTGCTCTTTGGGTTGCTTCTCTTCTTCGCGGCGCCGGTCGCCGTGTACGGTCAGGGAAAGGGTCTGTTGCGGGCGGTGATCGTGTTTGGTGATTCCATAGTCGACGCAGGCAACAACAACCATCTGAAGACCATCATCAAATGTGACTTCCCTCCTTATGGGAGGGATTTCAATGACAAAATGCCCACGGGAAGGTTCTCAAATGGGAAGATCATTAATGACATTCTTG CATCAGTTGCTGGGATAACTGATTCTATAATGGCTTATCTTGATCCGAACCTCGAAGACAGGGATCTTCTCAACGGCGTTACGTTTGCTTCTGGAGGCGCAGGACTAGATGATTTAACATCGAACGTTGCT AAAGTCGTCTCGTTGTCTGGCCAAGTGGAGCTATTCAAAGAATACAAGGCGAGACTGAGGCGTGTGGCTGGCGAGAAGAAAGCAAATGACATCATAACTAATGCTCAGTACCTCCTGGTCATGGGGAGCAATGACATTTGGAGCTCTTACTTCGCTTTAGGATTAAGAAGCAAAGAATATGACATTGATTCTTATACTACCTTTTTGGTGGACAAAGCCGCTGAATTTGCCAAG AAAATATACGATCTAGGCGCTAGAAGAATTGGGATCTCTGGACTGCCAGCTATAGGATGCGTCCCATTCGTTAGATCAATGGCAGGAGGAATAACCCGACAGTGTTCAGATCCCCATAATGAAGCTTCTGAGATGTTCAATTCCAAGCTGCAAAAGAAAATCGAACCGCTTACCAACAGCCTCGACGGAGCGCTTCTCATGTACCTGGATGTCTACAATCCTTTGATGGACAtgattcaaaacaaagaaaaatatg GTTTTGAGGAGGCAACTCTTGGCTGCTGTGGCTCTGGAAACGTGGAAGTGCTTTTCTTGTGCAACAATTTGAGTCCACTGACATGTCAAGATAGCAAAAAGTATGTCTTCTGGGATAGTTTCCACCCAACAGAGAAGGCCTACCGCCTGCTTCTCAACCAAACTATGGGTGCTTTTCTCCCATTGCTTCAGTAG